From the genome of Halomonas sp. MCCC 1A13316, one region includes:
- the mnmG gene encoding tRNA uridine-5-carboxymethylaminomethyl(34) synthesis enzyme MnmG, which yields MEYPDRFDVIVIGGGHAGTEAALASARMGCQTLLLTHNIETLGQMSCNPAIGGIGKSHLVKEIDALGGAMGLATDLGGIQFRVLNARKGPAVRATRAQADRVRYKAAVRGLLENQANLTIFQQAAGDLLVDDDTVRGVVTETGIRFLAEAVVLCTGTFLGGVIHIGLDQSRGGRAGDPPSNALAERLRALPFRVDRLKTGTPPRLDAKSVDFSQLEEQPGDTPTPVMSYLGRRDMHPRQVSCHIAHTNERTHEIIFANLDRSPMYSGVIEGVGPRYCPSIEDKVHRFADKASHQIFIEPEGLDTHELYPNGISTSLPFDVQLQVVRSIKGLENAHITRPGYAIEYDFFDPRDLKHSLETKFIHNLFFAGQINGTTGYEEAGAQGLLAGLNAARRAKELEAWWPRRDEAYLGVLVDDLITLGTKEPYRMFTSRAEYRLLLREDNADLRLTEAGRELDLVDDTRWAAFSQKREAIERESARLKASWVQPGTAPAEAIAARTGKPLSREYSLLDLLKRPELGYVDVAHLAGEPVDDEAVAEQVQIQAKYQGYIDRQQDEIDKLKRHEATPLPTDLDYARVEGLSHEIRQKLAEARPETLAQASRISGVTPAAVSILLIHLKKRRLIDDSRVANG from the coding sequence TTGGAGTATCCCGACCGCTTTGACGTCATCGTCATCGGCGGCGGCCATGCGGGAACCGAAGCCGCTCTGGCCTCCGCTCGCATGGGCTGTCAGACCCTGCTACTGACCCATAACATCGAGACTCTCGGGCAGATGTCGTGCAATCCCGCCATTGGTGGGATCGGCAAGAGCCATCTGGTCAAGGAAATCGATGCCCTGGGCGGCGCCATGGGCCTGGCTACCGATCTCGGTGGTATTCAGTTCCGTGTGCTCAACGCACGCAAGGGCCCTGCGGTTCGTGCCACCCGGGCCCAGGCCGACCGCGTACGCTACAAAGCAGCCGTTCGCGGCTTGCTCGAGAACCAGGCCAATCTGACGATCTTCCAGCAGGCCGCCGGCGACCTGCTGGTGGACGACGACACCGTACGAGGCGTGGTCACCGAGACCGGGATTCGCTTCCTGGCCGAGGCGGTGGTGCTGTGCACGGGCACCTTCCTCGGTGGCGTAATCCATATCGGGCTCGATCAGAGCCGCGGGGGGCGCGCCGGGGACCCGCCTTCCAACGCCCTGGCCGAGCGTCTGCGTGCGCTGCCGTTCCGTGTCGATCGGCTCAAGACCGGTACGCCGCCAAGGCTGGACGCCAAAAGCGTGGATTTCTCGCAGCTCGAGGAGCAACCCGGCGATACCCCGACTCCGGTGATGTCCTACCTGGGACGGCGTGACATGCATCCGCGTCAGGTAAGCTGTCATATCGCCCATACCAACGAGCGTACCCACGAGATCATCTTCGCCAACCTCGATCGTTCACCGATGTACTCCGGTGTGATCGAAGGCGTTGGGCCGCGCTACTGCCCGTCGATCGAGGACAAGGTGCACCGCTTTGCCGACAAGGCGAGCCACCAGATATTCATCGAGCCCGAGGGGCTGGATACCCATGAGCTCTACCCCAACGGGATTTCCACCTCGCTGCCCTTCGACGTGCAATTGCAGGTGGTGCGCTCGATCAAGGGGCTGGAAAACGCCCACATCACCCGGCCCGGTTATGCCATCGAGTACGATTTCTTCGATCCCCGCGATCTCAAGCACTCACTGGAAACGAAATTTATCCACAACCTGTTCTTCGCCGGACAGATCAATGGCACCACCGGCTACGAAGAAGCCGGCGCCCAGGGGCTGTTGGCGGGGCTCAACGCCGCACGTCGTGCCAAGGAGCTCGAGGCGTGGTGGCCGCGGCGTGACGAGGCCTACCTCGGTGTGCTGGTCGACGACCTGATCACCCTGGGTACCAAGGAGCCGTACCGCATGTTCACCTCGCGCGCCGAATACCGGCTGTTGCTGCGCGAGGACAATGCCGATCTGCGCTTGACCGAAGCCGGTCGCGAACTGGACCTGGTCGACGACACGCGCTGGGCCGCGTTCAGCCAAAAGCGCGAGGCGATCGAGCGCGAGAGCGCGCGGCTCAAGGCCAGTTGGGTCCAGCCCGGCACTGCACCTGCCGAGGCCATCGCGGCCAGGACCGGCAAGCCGCTATCCCGCGAGTACAGCCTGCTCGATCTGCTCAAGCGCCCCGAGCTCGGCTATGTCGACGTAGCCCATCTCGCAGGCGAGCCGGTCGACGACGAGGCAGTGGCCGAGCAGGTGCAGATCCAGGCCAAGTACCAGGGCTACATCGATCGCCAGCAGGACGAGATCGACAAGCTCAAGCGCCATGAGGCCACCCCGCTACCGACCGATCTCGACTACGCCCGGGTCGAGGGGCTTTCCCATGAGATTCGCCAGAAGCTCGCCGAGGCTCGCCCCGAGACCCTGGCCCAGGCGTCGCGAATATCCGGCGTGACCCCGGCAGCGGTGTCGATTCTGCTGATTCACCTCAAGAAGCGCCGCCTGATCGACGACTCGCGAGTGGCCAACGGATGA
- a CDS encoding ATP synthase subunit I: MHRHPSRQRERINTTHLFGWQGAAVTSVTAIGALIAGTEGALSALKGGLVGLIPSLYFAWRIGSVRGGRQAGRFVSNLYRAEAGKFGLTVTLLAVVFAAVPPSNPIFFFVAYVAVLFTHWLAPWFKRERPAPESR, from the coding sequence ATGCACAGACACCCGAGTCGCCAACGCGAGCGTATCAATACCACCCATTTGTTCGGGTGGCAGGGCGCGGCGGTGACGTCTGTGACGGCTATCGGGGCATTGATAGCAGGAACCGAAGGCGCACTGTCTGCGCTGAAGGGTGGGCTGGTGGGTCTGATTCCCTCCCTCTACTTCGCCTGGCGTATCGGTTCGGTACGCGGAGGCAGGCAAGCGGGTCGCTTCGTCTCGAATCTGTATCGGGCCGAGGCAGGAAAGTTCGGTTTGACGGTGACACTGCTGGCCGTGGTATTCGCGGCAGTGCCCCCCTCAAACCCGATTTTCTTCTTCGTCGCATACGTGGCGGTTCTGTTCACGCATTGGCTTGCGCCCTGGTTCAAGCGTGAAAGGCCGGCTCCTGAATCGAGGTAA
- the atpB gene encoding F0F1 ATP synthase subunit A gives MAAGNEVTAASYIQHHLQNLTFGRHPENGWSIAHSAEEAREMGFWAIHLDTMGWSIAMGLLFIWLFRKAGKIATTGVPGGLQNAVEMVIEFIESLVRSAFHGRNPIIAPLALTLFVWILLMNTLKIIPVDYFPELFIRLGVDYMKIVPTTDVNATLGMALGVFLLILYYSFKVKGVGGFARELSLTPFNHWLLIPFNLVLEIVSLVVKPFSLAMRLFGNMFAGEVIFILIALLPFWAIWLLDVPWAIFHILVITLQAFIFTMLTVVYLSAAHEHH, from the coding sequence ATGGCAGCAGGTAACGAAGTTACGGCAGCGTCCTATATCCAGCATCACCTTCAGAACCTGACCTTTGGGCGCCATCCCGAGAACGGCTGGTCGATCGCGCACTCCGCGGAAGAGGCTCGCGAGATGGGCTTCTGGGCCATCCATCTGGATACCATGGGATGGTCGATCGCCATGGGCCTGCTGTTCATCTGGCTGTTCCGCAAGGCCGGCAAGATCGCCACTACCGGCGTGCCCGGCGGGTTGCAGAACGCCGTCGAGATGGTCATCGAGTTCATCGAGAGCCTGGTGCGCTCCGCCTTTCACGGCAGGAACCCCATCATCGCTCCGCTGGCGCTGACGCTGTTCGTGTGGATTCTGCTCATGAACACGCTGAAGATCATCCCGGTCGACTATTTCCCCGAGCTCTTCATTCGTCTCGGCGTCGACTACATGAAGATCGTGCCGACGACCGACGTAAACGCCACTCTGGGCATGGCGCTGGGTGTGTTTCTGCTGATTCTCTACTACAGCTTCAAGGTCAAGGGCGTCGGTGGCTTCGCTCGCGAACTCTCCCTGACACCGTTCAACCACTGGCTGCTGATTCCATTCAACCTGGTTCTCGAAATCGTGAGCCTGGTCGTCAAGCCCTTCAGCCTGGCAATGCGACTGTTCGGCAACATGTTCGCCGGGGAAGTCATCTTCATTCTGATCGCCCTGCTGCCGTTCTGGGCCATCTGGCTGCTCGACGTGCCGTGGGCCATCTTCCATATCCTGGTGATCACTCTCCAGGCCTTCATCTTCACCATGCTCACCGTGGTTTATCTCAGCGCCGCGCACGAGCATCACTGA
- a CDS encoding ParA family protein: MTQIIALTNQKGGVGKTTTAVNLAASLAALDRRVLLVDLDPQGHATMGSGIDKHALEGSVLDLLLGEKSAPEVMLDCPAAGYSLLPGNGDLTAAEVELLDRAEGRERSLTEALGSVAGEYDVVLIDCPPSLNMLTVNALTAANGVLIPLQCEFYALEGLSALLDTVEQIKDSVNPNLAIYGILRTMFDSRNSLTRDISKQLRDYFGEALLKTTIPRNVRVAEAPSHGLPVTKYARFSRGSQAHRVLAKELIRRLSL, encoded by the coding sequence GTGACCCAAATCATCGCCTTGACCAACCAGAAAGGCGGCGTGGGCAAGACCACCACCGCCGTCAACCTGGCCGCCAGCCTCGCCGCCCTGGATCGCCGCGTGCTGCTGGTCGATCTCGACCCCCAGGGCCATGCCACCATGGGCAGCGGCATCGACAAGCATGCGCTCGAGGGCAGCGTGCTCGACCTGTTGCTGGGCGAGAAGAGCGCTCCCGAGGTGATGCTCGACTGCCCCGCTGCCGGCTACTCGCTGCTGCCCGGCAATGGCGACCTCACCGCCGCCGAAGTGGAGTTACTGGACCGGGCCGAGGGTCGCGAGCGCAGCTTGACCGAGGCCCTGGGCAGCGTTGCCGGCGAATACGACGTGGTGCTGATCGACTGCCCGCCCTCGCTCAACATGCTCACCGTCAATGCCCTGACCGCCGCCAACGGCGTGCTGATCCCGCTGCAGTGCGAGTTCTACGCCTTGGAGGGCCTCTCGGCGCTGCTCGACACCGTTGAGCAGATCAAGGACAGCGTGAATCCGAACCTGGCGATCTATGGCATTCTGCGCACCATGTTCGATAGCCGCAACAGCCTGACTCGGGACATATCCAAGCAGCTGCGCGACTACTTTGGCGAGGCGCTGCTCAAGACCACGATCCCGCGCAACGTGCGGGTCGCCGAAGCGCCGAGCCATGGCCTTCCGGTGACCAAATATGCGCGCTTCTCGCGCGGCAGCCAGGCCCACCGGGTACTGGCCAAGGAACTGATTCGTCGTCTGTCGCTATAG
- a CDS encoding ParB/RepB/Spo0J family partition protein produces MTRKRALGRGLDALIGAGARRRENLELPEVNAQLGETSEPAEVAPAAEERLERLPLGQLCRGKYQPRRDIQPEALEELADSIRAQGVMQPIVVRPIGESRYEIIAGERRWRAAQLAELDTIPAVIREVSDEVALALALIENIQRENLNPVEEAMALKRLLEEFALTQQQVADAVGKSRAQVANLLRLLALDPEVQTLLERGDLDMGHARALLALSGAKQRRAAHEVVNKDLTVRDTEALVKRLAQGEVKKTETTAESPDVVRLETKLGELLGAPVKIQHSRGGKGRLTIRYSSLDELDGILEHIR; encoded by the coding sequence ATGACGCGTAAACGCGCCCTGGGCCGAGGCCTGGATGCCCTGATCGGTGCCGGCGCCCGTCGCCGCGAGAATCTCGAACTGCCCGAGGTGAATGCCCAGCTCGGCGAGACGAGCGAGCCGGCCGAAGTCGCTCCTGCCGCCGAGGAACGACTCGAGCGCCTGCCGTTGGGCCAGCTCTGCCGCGGCAAGTACCAGCCGCGCCGCGACATCCAGCCCGAGGCGCTGGAGGAGCTCGCCGATTCGATTCGTGCCCAGGGTGTGATGCAGCCCATCGTGGTACGGCCCATCGGCGAGTCACGCTACGAGATCATCGCCGGCGAGCGTCGCTGGCGTGCCGCCCAACTGGCCGAGCTCGACACCATCCCGGCGGTGATTCGCGAGGTTAGCGACGAAGTCGCCCTGGCGCTGGCGCTGATCGAGAACATTCAGCGCGAAAACCTCAACCCGGTGGAAGAGGCGATGGCGCTCAAGCGCCTGCTCGAAGAGTTCGCACTCACCCAGCAGCAGGTGGCGGATGCCGTGGGCAAGTCGCGCGCCCAGGTGGCCAACCTGTTGCGCCTTCTGGCGCTGGACCCCGAGGTGCAGACCTTGCTCGAGCGTGGCGATCTCGACATGGGCCATGCCCGTGCACTGCTGGCCCTCTCCGGTGCCAAGCAGCGCCGTGCGGCACATGAAGTGGTCAACAAGGATCTCACCGTGCGCGATACCGAGGCGCTGGTGAAGCGCCTGGCTCAAGGCGAGGTGAAGAAGACCGAGACTACCGCCGAGAGTCCCGACGTGGTGCGCCTGGAGACCAAGCTCGGCGAACTGCTCGGCGCCCCGGTGAAGATTCAGCACAGTCGTGGCGGCAAGGGCAGGCTGACGATACGCTACTCCAGCCTGGACGAGCTAGACGGTATTCTCGAGCACATTCGCTGA
- the rsmG gene encoding 16S rRNA (guanine(527)-N(7))-methyltransferase RsmG: MSDPITSQVESRLDEGFASLGIDIEGAQRERLLRLVGLLHKWNRAYNLTAVRSPEEMVVRHLLDSAVVLPFIDEAPLLDVGAGPGLPGLVLAILKPSLAVTLLDSNGKKVRFQRQAVMELGLDNVTPVQARVEAFEPPAGGYVQVISRAFASLTDFVQLTDHLLAQGGHWLAMKGPAAAEEMAKLDAGLTIRERHALAVPFTRGERQLLIVERTDSNPGRL; the protein is encoded by the coding sequence ATGAGCGATCCCATCACGTCACAGGTGGAATCGCGTCTCGACGAAGGGTTTGCCTCACTGGGCATCGATATCGAAGGCGCACAACGCGAGCGGCTATTGCGTCTGGTCGGGCTGTTGCACAAGTGGAATCGCGCCTATAACCTCACGGCGGTACGCTCACCGGAAGAAATGGTGGTCAGGCACCTGCTCGATAGCGCGGTGGTACTGCCCTTCATCGACGAGGCGCCGCTGCTCGACGTGGGGGCCGGGCCGGGCCTGCCGGGGTTGGTGCTGGCGATCTTGAAGCCGAGCCTGGCGGTTACGCTGCTCGACAGTAACGGTAAGAAAGTGCGCTTCCAGCGTCAGGCGGTGATGGAGCTCGGGCTCGATAACGTCACTCCCGTGCAGGCCCGGGTCGAGGCCTTCGAACCGCCGGCGGGCGGCTACGTTCAGGTGATTTCACGGGCCTTCGCCAGCCTGACCGACTTCGTGCAGCTGACCGATCATCTGCTGGCGCAAGGCGGCCACTGGCTGGCAATGAAGGGGCCGGCCGCCGCCGAGGAGATGGCCAAACTGGATGCCGGGCTGACCATACGCGAGCGTCATGCGCTTGCCGTGCCGTTCACCAGGGGGGAGCGTCAGCTATTGATCGTCGAGCGAACCGATTCCAACCCAGGCCGCTTGTGA